Proteins encoded together in one Streptomyces umbrinus window:
- a CDS encoding toxin-antitoxin system HicB family antitoxin, with amino-acid sequence MIKLNLRLPDDLYARTKALAAADDRSLNSWLVSLVRRAVEEGERRSAQKA; translated from the coding sequence ATGATCAAGCTGAATCTTCGACTTCCCGATGACCTGTACGCCAGGACCAAGGCACTTGCCGCCGCAGACGACCGCTCCCTCAACTCATGGCTGGTGTCGCTCGTGCGGCGTGCGGTGGAGGAAGGTGAACGCCGTTCCGCCCAGAAGGCGTAA